In Hippoglossus hippoglossus isolate fHipHip1 chromosome 15, fHipHip1.pri, whole genome shotgun sequence, the genomic stretch AAGAAGAAGGAACAGatcaagagggagagagatccACACCACAGGCACAGTAGATAAAAGCACATACACCGATGTGTAGAACATTTCACACGACCTCAGGGTCGTAAAAGGCTCAGTTTAGCTTTCTGTCCTTTGTCAAAGCATAATGAATGTTGGTCTGTTCTTTATGTGACAACAGATTTCTATCCAGACAGTTCACTTCagctttacattttaatgatcaACTGTATATGTTAAATGATATGCACATGAAGAAGGCAAACATGGACAGTTCTGTGTTGTCCCATTTCTGCATTTTAAGTTTCAATGAGGCAAGTCCTGATGCATCAGCTTATAGTGGGTGCCACAGGAAGGACAGCGCTGGGGAGTTCCCTCATGAACCCAGAACCACACAATCGCAGTGTTGTCTTCCTCACCTGCAGAGAATACAAAACACCTGCTTTGTAATATAGACATGAGAATTCATAAATTAGacttattacctctgccaaggaggtgatgtttttgtCAGCGCTTGCTTGTTTCTTAGCAGgatgatgcaaaaactactcaaccatgAAAGTATGTGGAGCAAACCCCCCAAAAACTTCTTTTGCATATCAAAATAGGccgttttttaaaatattttccttgatttcaCATAGAATAATGAACGGctcttgaaaagaaaatctgccatgtttaggggaatgatatttatgagtgtgtgcaatttggtgcagatgaaaTCAATTTCATAGGGGGACGGTTgatccttggcggaggtatgcgctcttcTGAGTGACATTCTTGTGTTAAATATACATAACTTACAAATACAGCCCACCAGCCTCTTGTTCCCAGTGCATGGCACGATCTGAGGGTCTTCCTTGGTGCCTGGGTAGTATGTGGGCTTCAGTATACTGTAGGGATCCTGTcgtttatatttaaagacaGTTAGTACATGTCAGATTAAACCCActgcagttgtgtgtgagtgtgaagagcTGCCTACCTTTCCCTCTTTAAGGGCCATCAGGATGCGTCGCTCCAGTCCAGTGGCCTGCTCCTCATCTGTTGGTattcctgaaaaacaaacacggCAGAGGGTTCCATCAATACAAAACACATAGATGTGCTTTGGCGCATTATTACAGTGCGATTGTCCCTGCAGTTGGATGCCAGTAAAGCTGCACGTCTGCAATGGACTCCACCCACACGCACAGCACACTCTCCCCTATCAGGATACTGGCATCAAACCAAAGGAGGTgggtcaataaaaaaaaaggcctgtGCTCAAGTTGAAGTCCAAATGACCTTCATTACTGGATTCATagtcacacagaggaacacactgacatgtaaCAACCTCACAGCACGTAAAGACACCACAAACAACACATACTTTCACTGTGAATTAATATCATGTGATAAAATCCCATGATCTTTAACCTCTTTAATAACTAAAGCACATGTTGGGCAGTAACAAGTCAGACTTAGAGCGCGATGAAGCGTTTTAACACTGCAGACCGTACAGTGAACTAAAAATACTGCTTTGTTCCGCCATACTTCACCTCACATGACCTCCTACACTTGAGACCCGTGTCACTTTCTCTTTTGCTccactgtctgctgctgtcacaaTTTCATTTCCTCGACTCGTACCTCTCTCTGAGGCCAGGGCAGCGGCTCGGTGTATCGGCCTGACCGCCACGTTGCTCCTGATCCGCAGTGATGTTGTCCAGGCCCGGTGCAGAAGACGTCCCGCCATGATCCCGCTCCGCACGCGCAGGTACCCACACTGACTCGAGGGCGGGGTCAGCTGTCAGATGGACTGAAATGACCCCAGCAACCGTCTGAGTGACAGGCGCCCGGACCAATCACAGAGGAGACGCGGCTGCGCTAACCAATGAGCAGACGGCGCAAAGAGGAACAGGTGGGAAATACTGCTGAGCGCTATAAAGATAGAGAAACGTTATTTCCTcacattcattttttgttttattgactcACACTTCTCATTGTATttatagaaaatgtttttcattatctctttttattttgttcttcgaaattcacacacaaactcacacatatATTCTTGTCtttctatagttgtgaggacactcattaaCTAATACTAATTAATAACTGATTAAATACTTAcccagccccttaccctaaactTAACAATCAAAACTAAAAGCCTTGCCCCTACCGTAAACCTAACCTAATGTTTATTAACCTAACACTAaaaccataataataattataacctTTTTGTATAGCAGGTATCTAAataatgttacaaagtgcttcacaaaatacatggcaaAAAAACGAATGgtaaaaggtattcaattcaattttatgcgccaaatcataacatattgaGGTTGAGACCTAAAAatagagaaaccaaacagtccCCACAATGAACAAGtactttggtgactgtggagagaaaaagctccctcattaactggaagaaacgtctagcagaaccagacccTTCTGCCTCGGCCGGTTGGAGTGAGTGGAGAAAAtaggggaagagaagagaggtgggtggaaaagaggggagagaagagagagagagcgagagaccAGGAGCAGTAGTGTTACCATCATATTTAaactctgtcagactggttgttgttgttgatgtctTCATCCTTAAACAGCCTTCTGAAGTTATGAGGACTGGTCAAATACCCCAACTTTTaccaaatgtcctcactcagTTTTTTGGGACTTGAttgaaaaagttgtttttatctcatcttattATATTCTTCAAACTGATATACACTATAGTTTGTTTTCAACTATAGTAGCagctttaaattaaatgcagtgaaaaaaacacagagaaaagtgtgCGTTTCAGAAAACACTGAGTTTGTCAGTATGTGTGACACGGACACTGGAAGGCAGTCAGTGATGGCATTAGATCAAGTCTATATAAtcctttttatttgaatgaccAACAACATTTTATACAGGACGTGGGGTCCCTCAAACCACTGGTGCTCATGGAAGAGAATAGATGTCGAAGAATTAGAGGAAAACTTATGTCCAAAAATAATGGCGTGAAGAATCCAGGTCTAGGCACTCAaagtggtttgaaaaatgtaaaaggcctCTATTTCAATAGGCTTGAAGCATTAAAATATAACAACGTGTATCGTCACAAACTGATATGCGCTGGTGTATTTTAATGCTTCAAGCCCTaattgtttaacattttatacaagttttagaaaaacaaacaatcagctAACCTCTGAGACACATTAGACCCACTAATACCAACCAAGTATAAAATCCACAGAGAACCCACAGAATTttctaaaattaaattaaatattatttaaaaaagggttGATCTGCTACAGGGTTAGAGCTGCTACAATGCTAGAGCTGCTACAATGCTATTCTCAAAATGTTACTGTAGAATATGAGATGAACGTTTCCTGAAATGATTTTGAATTTGTTTGAGgctttcagtttctgttttacTGCCGCACCCTCCttgctgtgtgttgtgatggctggtgtgtgtgtgtgtggaggtcgttgctcctctcctccaggtggaGGCAGTGTGGAGACCATGCTTTCTGATACTACTCcatgaaaacaggaaacataaagAAACGTTAACAGCTGCCGTGGAGTCACGTAAACACACGGTACTGGTCGCCGTTGTATAGAGTTGAGTGAAAACGGTCAAAAAAGACTGAGTTTCGCTGTATTACTCAGGCTGCACTACAGCGTCTATTCACAGGCGCGATCCCACTACTGAGCGGCACGGGGGCTTTGACCTGCTCCGTCTCCGGCCTGGGCCGATGCACCCCTCCTTAGACGACCTGGTGGTCCCGGGCTCCCCCAGGAGCACCATATCGATACCGAACTTAGTGCGGACACCCGATCGGCATAgtccgctgcagctcagagctcCTGAGCTCAAACGATCCGCCAGCCTCAGCCTCCCAGTAACTTGGATTACAGGCGCGCGCCACCGCACCCGGCGAGAACTGAGTGTTCTCTATGGGCTTTTAGCTTCtacagcagtgacgtcagcaAGCAGGCTAGTGACACCTGGTGGTGAGGTTCATGcatgatagatagatggatagataggttgatggatgtatatatatatagttagaTAGTTAGATAGTTAGATAGACAGATggactgatagatagatagatagatagatagatagtttaTTGATGCCGGTGGAAACAAAGGCATCCAGTagcaaacaaaacagtaaaCCACCTGATGAGCTTAAGAATAATAAATGGCCAAAATGAGTCAAGAataagttcactgcagtgagatgaaagtctCGCCACCAGAACTACTACAAAGCTGCCACTGTAAAGAagtataagataagataatcctttattagtcccataGTGGGGAAATTAAAATGCACTAtgtgctaatggagatatttaaaatacaaatattcgAAGTATAAGGTGATTGAAAGACACAGGTAACCGAGGCAGAGCATTGAggccaaatataaatacagattcaaagataaataactgacGCTATACTAAGTTGTGTATTAGACTAACATAGCCTGTAAAAATTATGGTAAAGCAGATGTAAgtgtatttgaaaaaaatcaaataaacataaagatCGGTAGTAATGGTGACTGGTGTTGTAACCATTTGAATGAGAAAGTGCTGTTGAGTTTATTTGCCCAACTATAGGTCCACACGCCCTGCAGTGCTGCACAGTCTACAGTGTGTGGGTGTACTTTCAGTGTATAATTGGCTCCAATCCCTGGCAACCCAAAACGATAAGCTGCACTAAGGACGGATGGATGGTATTTCTGTGTAGCCTGTCTGATGCTCAAATGTAGAACACGATGAAGATAATATTGGTAACTaactaaaataatacaattatattgtattgtattttaatgGTGGTGATAGTGGGTTAGTTCAACGTAATCTCTGATTTCTTCAAGGCCCTTGAAGCCACTAaactacttttatttttttcaaaaaaagaacaagCCTTTATAGATTTAAGGCCATTTGCAGTACAGTTAACTTTGAGACCGATGCTTAAATGATCCTTACAATGAATCACTGATACAGTAAGTAATGGAAACAATTCATTTAATTGACCTCTGACACTTAACATTTGGAATACAGTTTCCATTTCATTAGATTCATTGACTCATTTTATGATTAGAGCAAAGGTTTGAGATGCTTTGAAATATTTCTAAGTACTAACTCATAGAGTTCAGAGTTACTAAAGGTGGAAGTTTGTGGTCCTATAGTTCAACTGAAAATCACAGTTAGGTGTAATGATGCCATGCAGATGCACACTAGTAGCAAACAGGATGTTCTAATACcattagaaataatgattttagtAATTAAGTAATACACACAACTGTACGTGACATGTTTCACTTTTATGTTTCCAACATTATGAACCcaactgcaacacaaacatacacattaCATCAGTATCAGGCATAAACATATTCATctactgtgtgtgaatgaatataATCAGCAGCAAGACATATAACAACATACATTACTCACATAATCACAGAAGACAATACCCAACATCAGATTTACGACAGATATGCAACAAGACACATTTAGAGTTAATGATTTCCTGCAAGTTTAGTGGAATTAGATCCagaccatattcacaaacagtgacatcacagtgaacaGGGTCCCAAGTCAACACGTGAGTACAATAaggcacaaacacattaaaatataagtGAGCTGTTGATATATTTAGATTTCATAGTTTCTGAACTTCTGCAGGAGAATGGATGGAGAGTCAGCAGCCCAACGGAAACGCCGATGGCAGTAATCACCTGCACAGCGATGAGAGAGAGTCTGTTAGTTTCATTGGACATGGTGTACAAACACCTAATTCTTAGGTATAAAACctataaatcaaataatttaaGAGTGATTTCATTAAATATAGTAAACGTATACATACATTTGAACATTAAACACAATTCATGTAATCACTTTCaagttatttaatttattcacagTAGATCAACATGAtagaaatcatttcatttaatgtgACCCTTTACACAtggacattttatatttaattgaaATACTAGTAATAGTTATATTTTTGAGTGGTATTACTTGATTGTGAATGTCCCCTGTTCTTTGATTTATAATCTAAATGAGACTGTCTGATTAAACAaagattaaatgaataaaaaaacaggattttgtCTCTAAACCAAGTTAAAATCAGTCCATTGGAGCAAAAGCTGCAGGTATGAATGCAACCCTCTGCACCAATGTGcaaaactgaatgaaatgtaTTAGCATGTATGTAGGTATCAGTCCTGCATAGCCAGAGGGAATCTGAATTCTTAaagtacagaaaataaatatgttagAAAGCTACTGTTTAAATCCAGGTTATCTATGCCCTAAATGGCCACTTCAACACctgtattttcactttattcaaTGTGCTACTTTGCACTTCAAGtattatgaataaaaacacatttgggTTTCTTTTCTGTCTAATGCtttgagaacattttgaaatgtgacTTACTTGAGGAGACccctgctgcttcctgctcaCAGTGAACGTCCTCTGCTTGGGGAGTGACGGGCCTTTCTGCTTTTGAGGCCTCCAGCATCGGTTCCTTCTTATTTCTCACAGCCCAGTGCATTGACTGAAAAAATGGGGGACCAATCATATCAGTGGGAATTCTTGTTatatagattttatatatatcagtattttaaagtaaatctGTCCCAAAGAAAAGACATTACATACAGTTTTCACAGAGTCATTCAAGGCTTGCCAGTCGTGGAATGAAATCATAACCCCACTTCTTTTCCACAGGTCATAGTTCTTCCTTTTGGTTTCATTGCATAAAACCTCTTTGGCCTCTTGTAGTTTTTGGAAATCTGCCACTgtcataaagaaagaaaatatcaggGCAAGTAGATTCCATTAACATTATCTGCTTTGAAATGAAGACAGAAACTAAAGAGGCATTTGTGGTCTAAGTAAGAAAAGTGAGAtacaatgataaaaaaaacataattaaagaaggtattaacatttttgtttttaaagttgggTACTTCTTGTCTACAAATCACATTTCCGGCTATGCAAAGCGTTCCATTTATTTGTATGAATTTGATAAATTTCTTTTGAATACACGCCAGTGTGGTACAGCACGTTCCACAAACATGATTTACCTGCTCTCGGGTTGTCTAGGTGTTTGTCTGGGTGGCACGCCAAGGCTCGGAACTTGTATTCATTTAGAATTTGTTCAGTCTGAAAggggacaaaataaacaaatacatataatGATCTTTTGCCAATGTCAACATTTCAACTTCAGGAATCAGTCACTTATTCTATTTTGGAGGGACAGTTTTCACTTTCAGAATTGAAGAATTCAAACCAATTTTGTACATAAAACATGTAAAGGAGACTGGTCTTTTTTATGCTTTATTGAAAAGTATATTgatccttttattttgtagcaCCATTAACTTCATATGACACAAGCTTCGTTCTTAGTGTTGCCaacaacatttttaatgaatgaatatcatcatcatcatcgtcatcatcatcgtcatcatcatcatcatcatcatcacaattAGGCTGCACTGACGTCGTCATCATATATGCTGCTCCAGTCAGACCTTGCATTGATAACTATATGATTCTAAATATACTGCCGTGCGTGCTTTACATGTCCCTACACATGGTGAAGAGTGAAATATGAATGACTCATACTGTAATTGTTCAACAATTGATGACGCATGagttccttctcttctcctggAGCATCAACAGGTCTCTGTGGGTTCAGACTACTCTCTGGCGTTTACACAATCCATGATCAGTTTGGTACAGTATCACACATGTGGCCGGTCGCTTGGGTCCATCCAGCATTGTATTTACCAACTCATACACCACGTATGTTTTGGTTTGTACATCTAGAACCATCATTATTATGTCACCCAGAAAATAGTCTGAGCCCAGACCCACCCACCAACCAGCCAGAACTTACCGAGGACAGCTCGTCGCAGCCCAGTAACCCGTAGTAATCCTCCAGGTCCTCTGGTTTGCAGTTCAACACAGCCTCCATAAGTGTGTtggtggaaatgtgtgttttctaacgGAGCAGCTTGTCTTCCACCCTGAATCACAGCTTGTGTGACTAATAGGCTCCTGACCCTGCTGCTAACTCACTGATGATTTTGCCAAAGTGTagcttgttattgttttgtcagCTAGAGCTACGTGACTGGTGGAGAAACATTAAAAGTGTTCAATTCTCCCCTGAGTTGTGGAGAAAAATGAGCTGTCCTTTTAACCATATGACGTGTGGTGCGTTCAAGTGCCCAGCTCAAAGTCCCACTTTCGCGGATTCGCGAGAGGAATGAAACAATGGCATAGAGCAAGTTTAAATAATTAGAAAACACAAGCTTGACATTGTGATAGATTGATGTTACTATTCATGTGTAATATTCATATTATGTTCAATATCGTGTGTAATATTACTCATTCGTATTATCAATACTATTTACTAGCACTTTAGTTTAGTATTACATTAATTTCTCATGTAGCtgacttattttattttaattatgtgTGCAGTAATGCAATGGATtgcacatatattattattctcaaTACTTCTTCTTATTATTCAAATTTCGACAGCGTACTCCTCCCGCTTTTTGTCGcacatgcacaaaaactacATCAGAACGTGGTCAGGAATGGTGTTCTACGACTTTTGCCAAACGGTTGTTTGGCAAAACACCATTCGTAAATTCCGAAAAACTGTGGAATTTTTTTAATGGGAGTCGATGGGAGCATACATCAAAGGAACGAGTGAGAAAATGACTGATTTCAGCCATTTTTTCTGTGCCTAAACTGCTCTCAAAGCCACAAATGGAGGTTGTCATACATGATTGTCATACAACGGATTAGCTTCGCAGAAATGTCTTTATGAAACCTTTCAGACCTAAACTTTTGGCTCTATGAGGTCTAAAGCAGAAGTTGGTCTGATTTTTTGTCCATTGACTTTAATGTAAATTTTgagagaaaatgtctggaagGAGCCTTGAAGTCATACTTTTGTAACTCGCTCCCACGGTCATATTTCTTCACTCTCaccaataaaaaatatatctgtgCGTTCAGcaaagtcttgggattctcatggtgtttttatttcagagatagggcttattgtttttgtacaatGGCTTTgttgcacatgcacaaaaaaatacatcagaACTTGCGGCTTGGTCGGGAATGGTTTGATCTGACTTTTGAAACAGCGGGAAAAAATTTgaatgggagtcaatgggagcCTTCATCAAAGGAACGAGtgacagtgtcagtggtcaAATATCAAAggaatatttgatgttttagaTAGTTGCAAAGATGAACGATTTCACCATACTTCATACTGAGCAGGCCAATAGACCCGCTCAGtatctcattctctctctctctctctctctctctctctctccctcttaaACCAGCCAATACTCAAAAATGTTGTGGATTTCTGGTGAGTAGGTCTAAAGCAGAGGGGGCTCTCTGGCTCCGTTTCTCCTTTAAATGAAATTGACCGGACGGTCTTTGAAGGCAGCAATATTTTTGTTA encodes the following:
- the LOC117775109 gene encoding cytochrome c oxidase subunit 5B, mitochondrial; translation: MAGRLLHRAWTTSLRIRSNVAVRPIHRAAALASERGIPTDEEQATGLERRILMALKEGKDPYSILKPTYYPGTKEDPQIVPCTGNKRLVGCICEEDNTAIVWFWVHEGTPQRCPSCGTHYKLMHQDLPH
- the dnajc12 gene encoding dnaJ homolog subfamily C member 12; this translates as MEAVLNCKPEDLEDYYGLLGCDELSSTEQILNEYKFRALACHPDKHLDNPRAVADFQKLQEAKEVLCNETKRKNYDLWKRSGVMISFHDWQALNDSVKTSMHWAVRNKKEPMLEASKAERPVTPQAEDVHCEQEAAGVSSSDYCHRRFRWAADSPSILLQKFRNYEI